In one Suricata suricatta isolate VVHF042 chromosome 9, meerkat_22Aug2017_6uvM2_HiC, whole genome shotgun sequence genomic region, the following are encoded:
- the LOC115300834 gene encoding basic proline-rich protein-like yields MLLRSRGGDVLQVFMERSGPSSCAQGREELACRIKRGVCSAEGPRPGPCPHPERGEPLTNTVRYPSHGHGKSLPPFPRQLGLPPAHVTSSGIFPLPGQTSVEPLLCGPETGAPSSAAGLPGPRSLMTLGPRWLQSDRSRAGRPPPPGETLGPPGTGDALSGVRRGSGLGEPAPLPVSHDDPGQ; encoded by the exons ATGTTATTGAGGTCTCGTGGTGGGGACGTGCTGCAG GTCTTCATGGAACGTTCTGGACCTTCCTCCTgtgcgcaggggagggaggagctggcCTGCCGAATCAAGCGTGGAGTGTGCTCGGCTGAGGGACCCAGGCCGGGGCCCTGTCCGCACCCCGAGCGGGGAGAGCCGCTCACCAACACTGTAAG GTATCCTTCTCATGGGCACGGAAAGTCACTTCCTCCTTTTCCAAGGCAACTGGGACTCCCACCAGCCCACGTCACCTCTTCCGGAATCTTCCCTCTACCGGGCCAAACATCTGTTGAGCCCTTGCTCTGTGGCCCAGAGACCGGCGCTCCCAGTTCTGCGGCTGGTCTCCCGGGGCCGCGGTCTCTGATGACGCTGGGGCCTCGCTGGCTGCAGTCCGACAGATCGCGCGCTGGGCGGCCGCCGCCTCCAGGAGAAACGCTCGGTCCTCCCGGAACGGGTGACGCTCTGTCCGGCGTCCGCCGGGGCTCCGGCCTCGGGGAGCCTGCTCCACTTCCTGTCTCACACGACGACCCGGGTCAATGA